Genomic segment of Saprospira sp. CCB-QB6:
TCATTTTAGGCAAAAAGAAATGCACCTTTGGTGTGATACGGCCCAGCAGGCGCCCAATGACCAAGTTTTGGCCTATGGAGATGTGGAAATGCTGCAAGAAGATAGCATTCGGGCCTTTTCGGATAGCTTGCGTTATGATGGGATAAGGCGAGAGGCAGAATTGAAGAACCAGGTCGTTTTGCAGGATAGTTCTATGACCTTATTTACCGATTATCTACATTATGATTTGGAGGAAAAGAAGGCCAGTTATCCGCAAGGGGTTTTGATCGTTTCAGATTCTAGTCAGTTGCAGAGTAAGCGGGGACATTATGAGTTGGAGACCAAAATGGCTTATTTTGTAGATTCGGTTCGGCTCAATCACCCTAAATATAAGTTGATTACGGATTCTATGGCCTTTAATACGGAGGAGGAAAAAAGTTATTTTTTGGCGCCTACCTATATGTATGATGATGAAAATTTGGTCTATTGCGAATCGGGTTATTATGATAATAAGGCGGAGCGGGCCGAGTTGACGGGCTCGCCCTATTATTTGCAGCGCAAGGGCCAAAATAGCCGCCGAGCTTATGCCGATACTATATTATATGTAGGGAGTGAGGATAGTTATTATTTGATTGGCAATGCCATTTTGGAAGAAGAGAGCCAAAAGGTGTATGCGGATACGATTGTTCGGCGGGGGATGAAAGGCCGTTTTGAGTTTTTGGGCCATCCTCGTTTTGAGCGCAAGGGAGAAGATGGGGATCAACAAGAAATTTTGGCGGGAGATTCTTATTATGATGAAGAAAAAGAAGCCATGGTGTTTCAGGATGGGGTGACGGCCAAGCGAGGCAGCCAAATTCTTCGGTCCGAAACCTTAGAATATAGCGAGAGTCGTAAAGAAGCTTGGGCTAAGGGCCAAGTTATTTTGGAAGATACGGTAGAACAAAGTCGTTTGATGGCGGGCTCAGTCTATTATAATGATTCGACGGGACAGATGTTGGCCCAAGATCATCCGATTGCCCTGATGTTATTGGATGGCGACAGTCTTTGGATGACTGCCGATACCTTTTGGATGGAAAAAGACAGCGCTGGGGCCTATCAATTGCGGGCTTACCATCAGGTGCAGGTCTTTAAGTCCGATATTCAAGCTTTGGGCGATTCTTTAACCTACAGTGAGGTCGATTCGCTTTTTGAGCTGCGGGGAAATCCACGGCTTTGGCTCGATTCGGTCCAGTTTACGGCCGATACTTTGCGGGGCCGCTTGGCGGATCAGTCCTTGCAAGAGCTCCTTTTGCTCAATCATGCTTTTATGGCCTCAAGCAAAGAAGAGGTTTATTTTAATCAGATTAAGGCCAGAGATATTCGGGCACATTTTCTAGACAATGAGTTGCAGCGGGCCGATATTCAGTACAATGGCGAAATGGTTTATTATGCGCTAGATGAGCAGGGCCGCTATGCGGGCGTCAATGATATGGATTGCTCAGATATGCAGGTTCGCTTTAAGGAGCGGAATGTCGATCGGATCAAGTTTATGGGCCAACCCAAGGCCATTTTATACCCCATGGGACAGGTCGATCACAAAAAACTGAGCCTTAAAGGCTTCAAATGGCTAGAGACCGAGCGCCCAAAAGATCGTTGGAGCTTGACGGGGCCTTATGCTTGGGGGATAAAAGCGACAGATTTGCCAGCGGTTGATCCAGCGCCAATTCCAGAAGAAACTCCCAAAGTAGAAGAGAAAAAAGAAAAGCCTACACTCACCAAAGAGCAGCTATCTAATCAAAAACGCCGAGGAGGAAGAAAGTAGGGGAGGTTTTGGGGCGTTACTCCTTTCAGTCGTCGAACTGCGGCCTGAAGGCCTTGTTGTCGTTTACTTCATCGAACTGGCGCCTCTTCGAGGCTGGTTGTCGCAGCTCGCTGCTGTTTCTGGGGCCTCCGCCTCGCTACGCTCGTCGGCGCTACGTTTCGCAGCTCGCTATTCGCTCGGCCCTTCGCCGCTTTCAGCGGCTCGGTCTGGCCTGACGGCCACTGCTGCACATCGCTAGGCCATTTACGGCCTTTGGCCGTAATTTGGGCCAAAGCTTCTTCTTTAGACCTTCAGGAGCTTAGGCTGGGGCAGTTGTTTTTAAATGAGGGGATTAGTTAGTAATTTGCTGAAATGCTTTTAACTTAGAATAATTTTTTTATCCCCCGCAAAAAGTTCTATATTTGCAAGCCAAAATAGGCGCACTGCGCCTATATGTTTTTTTATACAAACTATATTGAGAAACTAAATAAAAGCCCCATGATTGGGCCAGTTATTGGCCAGATAGATAGCTTATTTTAGTTTCTAAAACCTATTGAATTACGCTAAAACCATGCAAGGGAAAAGTTTCGTAAAGTTCTTTACGATTGCGTTAGTCCTGGTCATTTCGTACATCTTCTTTTTGATGATTCCGACCAGCGGTATCGAGCGCAGTGCAAGCGAATTTGCTAAAGCGGCAACGGATAGCATTCAGGACCAAGAACTTAAGGCTGTAGAGTATGATATGGCCAGACAGTACTTCCTCGACTCTATTTCTGAGGAGCCCGTCTTGAATCTAGGAATCAAATCATACTCTTATCAAGAGCTCAAGCGCGGCCAATTGGCTTTGGGTTTGGACTTGAAAGGAGGTATGAGCGTTGTCCTTCAAGTAGATTTGCAAGAGTTAATTAAGACTTTAGCCAACCAAACCTCTGATGAGAACTTTCAGAAGGCTTTGGCTAACTCCAAATCTGCTCAAGCTGCGGCTCAGGTAGATTTTGTGACCTTGTTTGGTCAAGAATATGCCAAAGTAAGTGATAAGCCATTGGCTCGCTTCTTTGGAACTACTGAAAAATTGGAAGGCATTGATATTAACTCTACAAATGAGGAAGTATTGACTGCAATTCGTTTAGAGGCTTCTAAAACAGTAGAGCGTACCTTCAACTTGTTGAAGCAGCGTATTGATAAATTTGGTGTGGCACAACCGGTTGTTTCACTAGATAAGTCTACCGACCGAATTACAGTTGAGTTGCCTGGTGTTCGCAGTCCTAAACGTGCTCGTGAATTCTTGCAAGCTACAGCTAGTCTAGAATTTTGGGAAATGTATACTGCTGTTGAGCTATTGGGCCAACAGACTGCTGGTCCTTTGGTTAACCTCAATGAGGCCCTAAAAGGTAGCAAATACGATAAGAGCGAGCCTGCTGTAGGTACAGCTGCTCCTCAGCCTGATTCTTCGGCTTTGGCTTATATTGAAGAAGTAAAGGCAGATACTAGCCTAGACGAGGCTGTTAAGCAAGCAAAAATTGATTCTGTCAATGCTAGTTTTGCAGCTACTACTGTAGCTGATTCTACTAATCCTGGTCCTTTATTTAAGGTAATGGGCTTTGCTCCACCTCAGACAGAAAAGGATCCTTATGTAGGCTATACTCAGGTCAAAGATACTGCAGAAGTGATGCAAATGCTTCGTTCTGCTGAAGCAAAGCGTCTTTTGCCTAAAGATCTTCGTTTTGCTTGGGACTCAAAAGTTCAGAAGTCAGAAAATGGAGGACGTTTGGTGCAGCTTTTTGCATTACGCACTCGTGGTCAAGCTGAGGCAAATTTATCAGGTGAACGGGTTGTTTCTTCTCGCGCCACTCAAAATCCTTCTGGCTCTGGTTATGCAGTTTCTCTCGACATGGACAATGAAGGGGCGCGTAAATGGAAGAAAATGACAGAGGACAATGTTGGCTTCTGTGTAGCGGTAACCCTAGACAACAAAGTATATTCTTATCCTCGTGTTAATGAGGCAATTCCTAATGGTAGCACAAGTATTTCAGGAGATTTCTCGGCTACTGATGCAAGTGATTTGGCCAATATTTTAAGTATTGGTAAGCTTCCTGCAAAACCTGAAATTATTGAAGAAGCGGTTGTTGGTCCTAGCTTGGGACAAGCTACTGTAAATGCGGGTCTTTTTGCACTAGTAATTGGATTCGTGTTGGTGCTTATCTTCATGTTGGTATACTATGCTAAGGCAGGTATTCTTGCTGTATTGGCCCTCTTCCTCAACATCTTCTTTATCCTGGGTTGTTTGGCCTCTTTTGGTACTGTATTGACACTACCTGGTATTGCTGGTATCGTATTGACCATTGGTATGGCTGTGGATGCCAACGTAATTATTTTTGAGCGTATTCGTGAGGAATTACGAGCTGGGCAGCACTGGAAAGAAGCCATTCTTTCAGGGTTCCAGCACTCTTATTCGGCAATTATTGATGCCAACGTTACTTCATTTGTTACAGCGCTTATCCTCTTCCAATATGGTTTAGGACCTATTAAAGGTTTTGCTACTGTATTGATGATTGGTGTTGCTTGTTCGGTATTTACTGCTGTGTTATTTGGCCGTTTGTTGTTTGATCGTTATTTGGTCAATAACAAAGAGGTCTCTATTTGGACAGGAAGTACCAAGAATGTTTTGGCTAATGTAAGCTTTGATTTTATTGGTAAGCGTAAGATTGCTTATGCGGTTTCTGCTGTTTTGTTGATTGCTGGTATTGCTTCTATGGCAACTCAAGGTTTTGAGTTGGGTGTAGACTTTCAAGGTGGTCGTTCTTATACGGTAGAGTTCCCTCAACAAGTAGAGGTTCCCCAACTAAAAGAAGAGTTGGTAAAGGCTTTTGATGGCTATGACAAGAATGTAGTAAAAACCTTTAATCAAGGTAATCAAGTAAAAATTACTACTTCTTTCATGCAAGAAAAAGAGGGACTTGAAGCAGATACTGAAGTATTGACTAAGCTCCACCAAGCTTGTAAAGCTTACTCTTCTGCAGATGTAGATTTTGAAGCTTTTGCAGCAGGCAAAGCGCCTAATGTAACAGAAGCAGGTTTGTACTTGACAGCTTCTTCTAAAGTAGGTCCTACCATTGCAGATGATATTAGCCAGTCTGCTTTTTGGGCTTCATTGATTTCATTGCTCTTTATCTTTGGGTATATCTTTGTTCGCTTCCGCAGATGGCAGTTCTCTGTAGGTGCAATTGCGGCCCTATTCCATGATGTACTTTTGGTATTGGGTATCTTCTCTTTGTTCAAAGGTATTATGCCTTTCTCTATGGAGATTGATCAAGCCTTTATTGCGGCTATTTTGACCATTATTGGTTATTCGATTAACGATACGGTAATTGTATTTGACCGTATCCGTGAGACGGCAACTAACGAAGGGGATAGCAAGGGAATTAAGGATATCGTTAACCAAGCGATTCAGAGTACTGTAAGCCGTACTTCAATTACTTCATTGACTACATTCCTTGTAGTGGCCATCTTGTTCTTCTTTGGTGGTGATGGCATTAGTGGTTTTGCTTTTGCCTTGTTGATTGGGGTAATTGTGGGTACTTACTCTTCTATGTTTATTGCATCTCCAATTGTAGTAGATACGACAAAAGATGCTAGTTCATTGAAATATACAGAATACGTTTCTGACTATGCTGAAGGTGCTGAAGATGCTGAAAGCAGCACTGGCGATGAGCTAGATGAGTTGGAAAACGAAGAAGAAAAAGCTTAAGCTTTTAACTTATATAGTTTGTAAAAAGTCTCTAGGTCATTTTGGCTTAGGGGCTTTTTTCTTTTGGAGTGTACAGGCCCGTCAGGGCCGCAGGCCTAGCGATGTGCAGCAGTGGCCCAAAGGGCCAGACCAAGGCGGCAAGGCCGCCGCAGGGCCGAGCGAATAGCGAGCTGCGAAACGTAGCGCCGAGGAGCGAAGCGAGGCGGAGGCCCCAGAAACAGCAGCGAGCTGCGAAACGACAACAAGGCCTTCAGGCCGCAGTTCGACGACCAAAGGGAGTAACCGCCGAGGAGCGAAGCGAGGCGGAGGCCCAAAAGCGTCGAGTTTTGAAAGAATAAAAACTCCTTTAGCAGGCAATAGGAGTAAGGCTTTAAAAACTTGCAAGAGCGAAATAAAACTGCTATATTTGTTAGTAGACAACAGTAGGAACGTTTGACTCAGGGGAGTTAGGCGTTCTTTGCTTATTTTATGTAGGGCAAAACTACATAACTATGGAAGGGGCCGTTTCTTAGTAGGAGGAACGTCCTTTATTTTTCTGTCAAAAACAAACGAAATTTACTGTTGAGCGTAAAAGCTAGGCAGCTAAAAATTGAAAAAATATGTCTAAGCAAATCTCTTATATGACCCGTGAGGGCTATAATAAATTGAAGAAAGAGTTGGAAGAACTCAAAACTGTAGAACGTCAAAAAGTGGCTCAGCAAATTGCAGAGGCTCGTGAAAAGGGCGATCTTTCGGAGAATGCGGAATATGATGCGGCCAAGGAAGCACAAGGCTTGTTAGAGCTTAAAATTAACCAAATGGAGGCGGTGATGGCCAATGCGCGCATTGTTGATGGAGCTGATTTGGATGCTTCTAAGGTAGTGGTGCTTTCTACGGTAAAAATGAAAAATCTCAAGACTAAAAAGACCATGAGTTACACCTTGGTTTCTGAGTCAGAGGCTGATCTTAAAGCCAAAAAAATCTCTGTAAACTCTCCTATTGGTAAGGGCTTATTGGGTAAAGCGGTAGGGGATATCGCCGATATTCAGACACCTGGAGGAATTATGCAGGTAGAAATCTTGGATATCAAGATTGAACTCTAGTTCAGTATTAAAAATGTAAAAAGCCGTTTGGAATTATCCAAACGGCTTTTTTTTGCCTTTAAAACCGAGTAAAATTTTAAAATAAAGTTATATGCAGCATAAAAAAGTGTAAACTATTTTCGCAATTTAGTCGCTAAGCGCTTATATTTGGATGAAATGCAGAATCTCTGCTAGCCTAAATTATGAAAGGTAAAAGAGATACAAGACTGACAACTTAACTGCTCTCAGCTTATAGGCTTCAAGCACTTTTGAGGCCTTTTTCAAACAATCTAAACTGACTTTATTATGATGAAGCGTACTGCACTTTTTAGCTTCTTGAGCTTGTTTTTGCTCGCTGGATTTGGCCTTAAGGCACAAACTGGTCCCTATGCTCGTTTGGGCGTAGGCTACGGTATGGGAAGTACTACAGACCAACTGGGTACTACTTATGTAGAAGATGCAAATGGTGATTTTACAGAAACAAATATTTATGGCACCTATGGTGGCGGTTTTGATGTTAATCTAGATCTGGGCTATAACTTTAGCCAAAATTTTGGCTTTGGTTTAGGGGTAGATTATCTATTTGGAAGCACAGTAACTAGAGATGAGTATACTGATCCTTCGCAAACTTCAAAGACAGAAGTTTACACCCGTCAATTGCGCCTATCTCCCAACTTTACTGTTCGTGGAAGCAATGAAGGAATGGTACAACCTTATGGCGGGTTAGGCCTTGTTATTCCTGTTACAGGGACTACATATTCTAATACAGAAGATGTGTATACAGGAATTAGTGGCACTGCTACCCAAAAAGTAGAGTCTAAAGGACAATTTACTCTAGGCTATGAAGCTTTTGCTGGTGTTTACTTTAAGGTACCTAATGATAAAGTGCGCATCTTTGCCGAGCTTCGTTATACGGGCTTACGTATTCGGGCTAAAGAGGCAGAGATTGTAGAACTTATGCAACCCGATATGACTACAAGAACTATCATTGATGTAATGGATTTGAGAGTAGATCCCTATACACAGATTAACTTTGTAGATGAAATTGATCAAAATACGAACGCAAATAGAAATGCGGGTGATCCTGTCGAACAACTTCGAACATCTACCAACTTTAGCAGCTTTGGAATCCAAGTTGGAGTAGCCATGAGCTTTGGTGGTGGAGAGGAATAGTCTCCTACTCGCCTAATTTAAAAATAGATGCCTTCTTCAGAGGGCATCTATTTTTTTTTGCCTAAGACTTAGCTATTTTTAGCCATTACTATTTTACAATCAATTATAAGTTATGAAAGTATTTCAAGAGGCAATTGAGGCCGCCTGGGACAATAGAGAGTTACTCAAAGAAGCCAAAACACAAGAACTCATTCGCGAGGTGATTGATCTACTCGATAAGGGCGTTGTGCGCGTAGCTGAACCTACAGCAGATGGCTGGACCGTCAATACTTGGGTAAAAAAAGCCGTGGTCCTTTATTTCCCTATTCAGAAAATGGAGACGATTGAAGTGCCTCCCTTCGAGTTTCACGATAAAATTCCACTCAAAACCAACTATGCAGAACTTGGCGTTCGGGTGGTTCCTCATGCTATTGCTCGCCATGGCGCTTTTTTGGCCCCTTCGGTCATCATGATGCCTAGCTATGTCAATATTGGTGCTTATGTAGATGCAGGCAGTATGGTCGATACTTGGGCTACAGTGGGCTCTTGTGCTCAAATTGGCAAGAATGTACACCTTAGCGGTGGCGTGGGCATTGGCGGCGTATTAGAGCCCTTACAAGCGGCTCCCGTGATTATTGAGGACAATTGCTTTATTGGTTCTCGCTCTATTGTGGTAGAAGGTGTTCATGTTGAAGAAGAAGCCGTTTTGGGCGCTAATGTGGTCATTACGCAATCCACAAAAATTATTGATGTTTCTGGTCCCGAACCTATCAC
This window contains:
- a CDS encoding OstA-like protein, with the translated sequence MRYLLLCCLLFLGLESYAQRDSTNSDTSRVQLLHSNKGRGENRADGRYLFLEGEVHFRQKEMHLWCDTAQQAPNDQVLAYGDVEMLQEDSIRAFSDSLRYDGIRREAELKNQVVLQDSSMTLFTDYLHYDLEEKKASYPQGVLIVSDSSQLQSKRGHYELETKMAYFVDSVRLNHPKYKLITDSMAFNTEEEKSYFLAPTYMYDDENLVYCESGYYDNKAERAELTGSPYYLQRKGQNSRRAYADTILYVGSEDSYYLIGNAILEEESQKVYADTIVRRGMKGRFEFLGHPRFERKGEDGDQQEILAGDSYYDEEKEAMVFQDGVTAKRGSQILRSETLEYSESRKEAWAKGQVILEDTVEQSRLMAGSVYYNDSTGQMLAQDHPIALMLLDGDSLWMTADTFWMEKDSAGAYQLRAYHQVQVFKSDIQALGDSLTYSEVDSLFELRGNPRLWLDSVQFTADTLRGRLADQSLQELLLLNHAFMASSKEEVYFNQIKARDIRAHFLDNELQRADIQYNGEMVYYALDEQGRYAGVNDMDCSDMQVRFKERNVDRIKFMGQPKAILYPMGQVDHKKLSLKGFKWLETERPKDRWSLTGPYAWGIKATDLPAVDPAPIPEETPKVEEKKEKPTLTKEQLSNQKRRGGRK
- the secDF gene encoding protein translocase subunit SecDF — translated: MQGKSFVKFFTIALVLVISYIFFLMIPTSGIERSASEFAKAATDSIQDQELKAVEYDMARQYFLDSISEEPVLNLGIKSYSYQELKRGQLALGLDLKGGMSVVLQVDLQELIKTLANQTSDENFQKALANSKSAQAAAQVDFVTLFGQEYAKVSDKPLARFFGTTEKLEGIDINSTNEEVLTAIRLEASKTVERTFNLLKQRIDKFGVAQPVVSLDKSTDRITVELPGVRSPKRAREFLQATASLEFWEMYTAVELLGQQTAGPLVNLNEALKGSKYDKSEPAVGTAAPQPDSSALAYIEEVKADTSLDEAVKQAKIDSVNASFAATTVADSTNPGPLFKVMGFAPPQTEKDPYVGYTQVKDTAEVMQMLRSAEAKRLLPKDLRFAWDSKVQKSENGGRLVQLFALRTRGQAEANLSGERVVSSRATQNPSGSGYAVSLDMDNEGARKWKKMTEDNVGFCVAVTLDNKVYSYPRVNEAIPNGSTSISGDFSATDASDLANILSIGKLPAKPEIIEEAVVGPSLGQATVNAGLFALVIGFVLVLIFMLVYYAKAGILAVLALFLNIFFILGCLASFGTVLTLPGIAGIVLTIGMAVDANVIIFERIREELRAGQHWKEAILSGFQHSYSAIIDANVTSFVTALILFQYGLGPIKGFATVLMIGVACSVFTAVLFGRLLFDRYLVNNKEVSIWTGSTKNVLANVSFDFIGKRKIAYAVSAVLLIAGIASMATQGFELGVDFQGGRSYTVEFPQQVEVPQLKEELVKAFDGYDKNVVKTFNQGNQVKITTSFMQEKEGLEADTEVLTKLHQACKAYSSADVDFEAFAAGKAPNVTEAGLYLTASSKVGPTIADDISQSAFWASLISLLFIFGYIFVRFRRWQFSVGAIAALFHDVLLVLGIFSLFKGIMPFSMEIDQAFIAAILTIIGYSINDTVIVFDRIRETATNEGDSKGIKDIVNQAIQSTVSRTSITSLTTFLVVAILFFFGGDGISGFAFALLIGVIVGTYSSMFIASPIVVDTTKDASSLKYTEYVSDYAEGAEDAESSTGDELDELENEEEKA
- the greA gene encoding transcription elongation factor GreA — protein: MSKQISYMTREGYNKLKKELEELKTVERQKVAQQIAEAREKGDLSENAEYDAAKEAQGLLELKINQMEAVMANARIVDGADLDASKVVVLSTVKMKNLKTKKTMSYTLVSESEADLKAKKISVNSPIGKGLLGKAVGDIADIQTPGGIMQVEILDIKIEL
- a CDS encoding outer membrane beta-barrel protein gives rise to the protein MMKRTALFSFLSLFLLAGFGLKAQTGPYARLGVGYGMGSTTDQLGTTYVEDANGDFTETNIYGTYGGGFDVNLDLGYNFSQNFGFGLGVDYLFGSTVTRDEYTDPSQTSKTEVYTRQLRLSPNFTVRGSNEGMVQPYGGLGLVIPVTGTTYSNTEDVYTGISGTATQKVESKGQFTLGYEAFAGVYFKVPNDKVRIFAELRYTGLRIRAKEAEIVELMQPDMTTRTIIDVMDLRVDPYTQINFVDEIDQNTNANRNAGDPVEQLRTSTNFSSFGIQVGVAMSFGGGEE
- a CDS encoding 2,3,4,5-tetrahydropyridine-2,6-dicarboxylate N-succinyltransferase: MKVFQEAIEAAWDNRELLKEAKTQELIREVIDLLDKGVVRVAEPTADGWTVNTWVKKAVVLYFPIQKMETIEVPPFEFHDKIPLKTNYAELGVRVVPHAIARHGAFLAPSVIMMPSYVNIGAYVDAGSMVDTWATVGSCAQIGKNVHLSGGVGIGGVLEPLQAAPVIIEDNCFIGSRSIVVEGVHVEEEAVLGANVVITQSTKIIDVSGPEPITYKGRVPARSVVIPGSYTKEFPAGSYQVPCALIIGKRKESTDKKTSLNDALREHNVAV